A genomic window from Meleagris gallopavo isolate NT-WF06-2002-E0010 breed Aviagen turkey brand Nicholas breeding stock chromosome 30, Turkey_5.1, whole genome shotgun sequence includes:
- the PRAM1 gene encoding LOW QUALITY PROTEIN: PML-RARA-regulated adapter molecule 1 (The sequence of the model RefSeq protein was modified relative to this genomic sequence to represent the inferred CDS: inserted 1 base in 1 codon): VDLEKFQFHRAATPGEPGRTAVGSRSAVLGSPTPFPPRDALSTAGGEEEIYDDVESVELLRRDRSFPPPPTFRPPAHLHPRGGGGRAGGGAARAPSTVALLVAAQRVAQNSWKTKPMTLKECKKEEKADREFQKKFKFEGNITVLTQMMVDPATTEKRGGGRXLPLRRGEILDVIQFTNKEQILCRNSQRRYGYVPRAVMLHLDRDIYDDVDLYE; this comes from the exons GTGGATCTGGAGAAGTTCCAGTTCCATAGGGCTGCGACCCCCGGGGAGCCCGGCCGCACTGCTGTGGGGTCGcggagtgctgtgctgg GTTCCCCAACGCCGTTCCCACCGCGGGatgctctgagcacagcagg TGGTGAGGAAGAAATATACGACGATGTTGAGAGCGTTGAGCTGCTCAGGAGAGACCGAAGCTTTCCGCCGCCCCCCACGTTCCGGCCGCCAGCACATCTCCACCCCAGAGGAGGTGGGGGCAGAGCGG GGGGAGGTGCTGCTCGGGCCCCCAGCACGGTTGCACTGCTGGTTGCTGCACAAAG AGTTGCTCAGAACTCCTGGAAGACGAAGCCAATGACACTCAAGGAATgtaagaaggaagagaaagcagacagggagtttcaaaagaaattcaAG TTCGAAGGGAACATCACTGTCCTGACCCAGATGATGGTTGACCCCGCGACGACGGAGAAGAGGGGCGGGGGAA ACCTTCCACTCAGACGGGGCGAGATCCTGGACGTCATTCAGTTCACCAACAAGGAGCAGATCCTTTGCAGGAACAGCCAGCGGAGGT ACGGTTATGTGCCCCGGGCTGTGATGCTGCACCT GGACAGAGACATCTACGACGATGTTGATCTGTACG AATGA